The genomic DNA GCACATGAAAACAAGGTGCCTGGGACACATAGGCACCTGCAATAGCTACTGAACAGCATGTATGAACAGCATGTCcttcggtcttttttttttttttttgagacagtctcattcagtcacccaggctggagtgcagtggcaggatcttggatcactgcagcctccacctcctaggttcaagcaattctcctgtctcagcctcccaactagctgggactacaggcacgtggactacaggcacgcgccaccaggcctggttaatttttgtatttttagtagagacggggtttcaccatgttggcaaggctggtctcaaattcctgacctcaagtgatccgctcacgttggcatcccaaagtgctcagattacaggcatgagccgccacgcccagcctcctttagtcttttcaactttttttttttttttttgagacagagtttcactctgttacccaggctggagtgcagtggagcaatcacagctcacctagctcaggtgatcctcctacctcagtctcccaagtagctgggaatacaggcacacagcaccatgcccagctaatttttgtattttttgtagatgcagagtctcaccatgttgcccaggctggtcttgaactcctgacatcaagtgatcctcactcctccgactcccaaagtgctgggattacaggcatgagccatggcacctggccaacAATCTTTGAAACATATATAATCATTTACTTGCCTtctacagatgtggaaacagtcacagagaagttaagcaacctCTCCAATGTCCCACAGCCAGTGCAAGGTTGGGCCAAATTTGAACACAGGGCGGTGCCGTGAGAAAGCCCTTGGTCTGAACTACACACAGACTCCTCCTCTTTGGTACTCACTACCTCTGCCCACCTGTGCTGTTCATTACCTTTAGTAGTTTCTctacatttgttgagcacctactgtgtgccaggagctGGCTAGGCTGGAAGGGGAGGGAGACGGTGGGATGAGGTCTCCTCCAGTTCCTGCCTTGGGGTTTGATCCTTTCTCTTCATATAAATGCCCACTTACTCATCTCCTTGCCCTGAGCCTACCTGGTGCCAGGCACCTGCTGGGAACAGGACTGTGGGAAATAATGGGCAAAACCCTTCTGCCCCGTTGGTGCTCACACCTGTCCCCTCATGTGTACATGTAGCATTCAGTAATGGAAAGGGCACAGGCCTTGGAATCAGACAGTCCCAAGTTTGAATCTCCTGGCTCTTGTACTCACAAACTGTAGGGTCTTggtcaagtttctttctttcttttttttgtaaagctGGGatctccttttgtgtgtgtgtgtgtgtgtgtgtagccactgctcactgtagtctccgcttcccaggttcaagtgatcctcccatgtcagcctctgtaggagctgggaccacaggcaggcaccaccacgccaggctacacttttgagagagtcttgctctgtcacccaggctggagtgcagtggtgcgatattggctcactgcaacctctgcctcccagtttcaagcgattctcctgcctcagcctcccaagtagctgggattacaggcgcgtgccactacgacgggctatttttgtatttttagtagagacagggtttcaccatgttggccaggctggtcttgcactccccacctcaagtgatccgcccacctcggcctcctaaagtgctgggattacaggcttgagccactgcggccatcctcattttttaattttttgtagagtcgggggcctccctatgttgcccaggctgatcttgaactcctgacctcaagcaatcctcccacctcagcctccctaagtgctgggtttacaggcgtgtaGCCACTACACCAGGCCTTTGACTATTTCTTAACCCTCgaggcctcaatttcctcctgTGGAAAAATGAAGATGACAGTTGCCGGTGGTGTTAGCACAGCGTTGGTGTGAGGATTACATAATAAGGCTCGTACAGCTCTTAGCatggagcctggcacatagtaaatggtCAACAAACACAAACTGGCCGGGctcatgctaatttttaaattagcttccCAGAGGTTTGGGGGCGTCACTGTCTCAAGCCACGCAGTCCGGCCTCCCCTTAACTCAACCTCCCAAGAACGCTCCAAACTCTCAAAGTCAGATTTTCTGCACCGGCACTTTTCATTGGGCGAAAGGCAACCAGGATCCGCCCCATGTACAGGAGGCAGCCAATGAGAGACGCGCGACCAAAACCCGGCAGGAAGGCCCCGCAGGCTCCAGCCGCGGGACCCTGAGCCTGACAAGCCCCGAGACACGTGCTCACGCCGGTGGTCCCAAGACCGGTCCTCGGGCCGGCAGCCTCCCTCCTCACTCTCTGCGGAGCCCACTCcccagctggggaaactgaggcctcgGGGCGCTGCCGGGAGCCGGGTCTCGGGCCCCAAAGTGCGTCCCAGCCCCACGCGCCTACCTTCTGGGCGCGGGCGTCATCTTCCGCCTGGATCTCAAACTCGCCGTCCTCCGAGTCGCTGCCGCGGGCCTGGGAGGCCGTGCCTCGGCGCTTCCGGAgccccttcttcttcctccactGGGCCATGGCAGCTCTCGACCGAGGGCCGGCCGCCGGGCGCCTGCCTGCCGCCATTCGGGCCTCGCGCTGGGAACGCAAAAGGGGGCGTGGCCTGCGGCGCGCACCAACTGCTTGGGGCGGGGAGGCGCGATGGCCATGTGACCTCGGCTGCGCTTTCGCCAGTGTCTGCGGCCCTGGGCGGCCTAGTACACCAGCCCCTGAGTGAGTGGCACCAGAGGCCCCTCGCCGTGTTTAGGTACCTCCTGGGCGTCAGGGGCGTGGCGCCCGCCCCTGGGCGGACTCCCCCCATCCCTTGGCGCGAATGGTCCGGGCCGCGTCCGCAGTGCTGCTGGCTGCTCCCTGTTTGCTGGGTGCTAGGTGCTGGGTTCTGGTTTTCTGGATGCGCGCGCCGCTCACACGTCGCCTGTGCCAGCTCCTCGGGTGAGTTGGTCCGCGCTCGGTGCCCCGGCACGGCCTGGGCTGCCGGCGGTCCGGGGCCCCAGGCATTCCGGGCTGCAGATTGACGCGGATCCCGGATGCACCGCGCTCCCCCGCGCCCTCGCCGGGGGGTCCAGATCTGGTGGGAAGAAGACGCGGGGAGGGGTCCCTGAGGACCCCGATGACTACGAACCAAGATGCTCAGGTAGGAGAAAGCTCAAAAATGCAGGGACCTCGGGCATTTTTTAATCGGGTCATTGATTTGGGAGTCGCAGAATGTGGGGCAGTGGGGGCGGCGGTGATCTCCCGATAGCAGTGTAGCCAAGTACACAAGCTCTGGACTCAGATTTCATTTCCACCGTTTTAGCTTTATAGGTGTGACCTACACATGTGACTTCACCTCAGTTTTGTGATCCGTAAAATGGACAAATTCGAAGCTACTTCACAGTgctgttgagaggattaaatgaaacaatgctTGTAAAGCTCTTTGCAGGAGGTAGGCATGGAATCCACGCTGGCTGTCATTGCCCCCGCACCCATCAGTACACACAGGATATAGGAATGTGCCTGTCTCCCCTACCACCATAGTGCGTTTTCTGGTTGGTGCCTAAATGGGCACAGGTGTCATCTCTCCTTAACCCCCAGAGTCATTCTATAAATAATTGCCAGTAGCACCCCTTTCTCCACCATTTTGACAActaaaaaaaaagccaaaaaaatttccaaaatgccCCCTGAAGTTGACAGCTCCCCTTTGAGATATTGGTTGAGAGAGAACTAAACCCTTGGGATGAGAACTTCAGAGACTACCAGTATTCCTCCATTAGCACTGCTGTGGCTCAGGGGTGCTACTCTGACCTCTCACAGGGAGCCTCGGAAACAGGGCCTGGCCGGCAGAGCACACCTGCTGTCACCAGGGACCACAGGCAGCATGAAGAACCCTGTGGGGCTCACCGTCAGTGGGATGCAGACCCTCCGCCTTCAGCACCGCTGCCGGGGTAGCTACCGGGTCCAGGCCAGAACGTCGTATGTGGATGAGACTCTGTTTGGCAGCCCAGCAAGCACCCGGCCTACCCCACCAGACTTTGACCCGCCCTGGGTGGAGAAGGCTAACAGAACCAGAGACGTGGGCAAGGAGGCATCGAAGGCCTTAGGGGCAAAGGGGAGCTGTGAGGCCACCCCCTCAAGGGGCAGCACCCCGACCCTCACTCCAAGGAAGAAGAACAAATACAGGTAATGGGGTAGGGAGGTACAAATCCTGTACTCAGTGCAGCCACCTGGATTCCAGTTACAGCCCTGATGTTCACctactctgtgaccttgggcaagcatcttgacctctctgagccacagtttaCTCATGTGGAAAATAGGACCAATGATTCCTACCTAGGGGAATTGTTGACGGATTAAATGAGAGAGGGGTCTGCAGCACTTCGCACAGTAACCTAATACTTAGCTGTCAATAAATGGTAGTGTTGATGGTTGTGATGGTGGACTCCCTATCCCCAAATGTCACAAACTGGGCATCTGAGGCCCAGAGGAGTCAACTGATGCATAAGATCACAGAGAAATTTGCATAaggttattaatattaatatgatcGATCCTTGAAATGGCATAGATGTGGTGTTTCTGAAGTCATTCTGAAAATGGGTTTTGGCTCGGtggggtagctcatgcctgtaatcccagcacttttagaggttgaggtgggatcacttgagctcaggagtttgagaccagcctgggcagtgtggtgaaactgtgtctttacaaaaaatacaaaaatttgccaagtgtagtggtgtgcgcctgtactcccagctacctgggaggctgaggtaggaggatcgcctgagcccaggaggcagagattgtagtgagcccagatcatgccactgcactccagcctgagtgacagagtgagaccctgtctcaaaaacaaaaacaaaaaaaaaattgaaagtgggTCTTGCTGCATTTTTATGAACAAGTTAGAAAAATAGGAACTAATGCAAATTGTCATTGTTGTTAATTAATTAGATTAGAATTAGATTATTTGGACTGTTTCAGATTAGTATCAGCCTGGAGGGAGGTGTCTAGTGGTGAGCCACAGGACTCTGTCCTGTTTATTGTTTACAGTGGTTTGGACAAAGACACAGaagatggccgggcgtggtggttcacgcctgtaatcccagtactttgggaggctaaggtgggcagatcacgaggtcagcagatcgagaccatcctggctaacacggtgaaaccctgtctctactgaaaatgcaaaaaaattagctgggcgtggtggctggcgcctgtagtcccagctacgtgggaggctgaggcaggagaatggcgtgaacccgggagctggagctcacagtgagtggagatcgcgccactgcactccagcctgggcgacagagcgagacaccatctcaaaaaaaaaaaaaaaaagaaacaagacagaAGATTAGCACAGTAGTTGGCTAGGGCCAccatgacaaaataccacagactgggtggcttaaacaacacaaattttttttttttttgagaagagtctctctctgttgcctaggctggagtgcagtggcacggtcttggctcaccacaacctccacctcccgagttcaagcaactctcctgcctcagcctcccaagactacaggcacacaccaccatgcctggctaactttttttttttttgagatggagttttgctcttgctgcccaggctggagtgcaatggagctatctcagctcactggaacctccgcctcccaggttcaagcgattctcctgccttaccctcccgagtagctgggattatgctggctatttttagtagagatggggtttctccatgttggtcagtctggtcttgaactccctaccaggtgatccacctgcctcggccttccaaagtgctgggattacaggtgtgagccactgcgcctggcaatttttgcatttttagtagagatggggtttcactatgttggccaggctggtctcgaactcctgatcttgtgatccgcctgccttggcctcccaaagtgccaagattacaggcgtgagccactgcacttggccataacacatatttattttgtcacagtctggaggctggaagcccaagatcaaggtgttggcgggtttggtttctcctgaggcctctctcatTGGCTTGCAGTTGGCCACGTTCTCACAGTGTCATCATAGggccttttctcattttttttttgtaatccttCAATTACATGCAAGGGCCTtttctgtatacacacacacccttggtgtctcttcctctcataaggacaccagttctaTTGGATTAGGATCCCCCACCCTTATAACGTTATTTAGCcttagttacctttttttttttttgagacagagtctggctctgttgctcaggctggagtgcagtggcgccatcttggatcactgcagcctttgcctcccgggttcaaggaattctcctgcctcagcctcctgagtagctgggattacaggtgcacgccaccatacccggctaacttttgtatttttagtagagacggggtttcaccgtgttggccaggctggtctcaaactcctgagctcaagtggttcGCCCGCCTcttgctttccaaagtgctgggattataggcgtgagccaccgcttctgGCCAGCCTTAATTACCTTTAATTAATCTGAATAAGGCCAAGTATAGAGACAtttggggttagggcttcaacatatgaatttgggtgggcacaattcagtccataagaACTGGCCAACTAAATTTAAGGTTCATTCTGAGCCACAGGGACATATTTCAGATgacagaaatgaaatgagaatggGAATGATGCCTATTATAAAAACAAGAATCAGTTTTTGCCAGTTCTGTAGACAAGGCAGGGTCAGGTGGAGATCAGCAACACTGATACCTACAACGTGGCTGAAAACACTGAGAAAACACTGAGGTAAAGATAGGCTGCATTAACGGAAGTATGGTGTCCATGAAAAGGGAGGTGCCAACTCCCTGCTCACCTGGAGGATGGAATTTTCTTCTGGATGCCAACAGGTAGAGGGTGTCAAGTGAGGGGTTGCATAAGAGGTAGAGAAGTTACTGAGCAAAAACCTTGGCACCAGACATATGCAGGCATTAGCCAATGTGGTTTGAGCAGCTAAACCAAGTGGCAAAAGGTTGCCCTTTCAAAGACTTGCAGTTTGGGGATAGAAACACTTTCAGTCCTGGCCAAAACCTATGGGCATGGAATCTTGCAGGTATGCCATGAATAtctgttgaattaaaaaaaaaaataggccaggcaggctgactcaggcctgtagtcccagcactttgggaggctgaggtgggaggatcgcttgagcccaggagtttgagaccaccctgggcaacatagtgagatccctgtctctacaaaaaataaaaatattagcagggcatggtggcgcatacctgtagtcccagctactctggaggctgaagtgggaggattacttgagcttaggagtttgcgcctgcagtaagctatgattgcaccactgcactccagcctgggtgacagagtgagactccgtctccggaaaagaaagaaaaagaaagaaaagaaaatgggcacagtggctcactcctgtaatcctagcactttgggacgttAAGGCAGGGGgttgcttgagatcaggaattcaagaccagcctgagcaacatagtgagatctgatctctactgaaaaaaaaaaaaaaaaaattagctgggcttggtggcaccatgcctgtagtcccagctactagggaggctaaggtgagaggattgcttgggcccaggaatttgagactgccgtgatctgtgattgtgccactatactccacttgaacgacagagtgagaccatgtctcacaaaaaaaaagaaaaagtggaggcTCTAAAGACAAAGGTTATACTAATTGTGACTCTCgattgcaagtgacagaaaacttATTCAAACTGGCTTTCCCAGGAGAAGGCATTTGGGGCTCCTGTAAGAGGGGCTCAAACTGTGGCTGGAACTGTCTGTCTCCACCTTAGTGCTACTTTTCCCTGCATGCCGTTCAATCTCCAGTAGGAAGGAGATGGCCACAAACTGCTTTGGGCTGACATCCTATCAGCTTAGCAAGAAGTAAAGTCAGGTGGCAGAAAAACGTCTCTTTCCTAGTAGTTTCTGCAAAGGTCCTAAGGCAGATTCTGATTGGAGAGGCTTGGGTCAATCTGGCCATTCCTGAACCAGTCCATGTGGCCAGGAGGATGGAATATGCAAATTGTCCAGGCCTGGGGCACATGCCTGGGAATTGGGTCAGGATGCAGGGGCAGTGGATGTTTCGCAAGGTAAAATCAGTGGAGACCGGGGACAGTGGTGCCACAGAAGGCTGTGGCCTCGCTATAGGTTTCAGACTGGGAGACAGGGACTCCTGGGATCTGCAGGGAACCCTCCTCTGCTGCTGCCAGTGCCTGGGGATGGGTGGGAGAGCTGTTAAAGTTTTGAGGGGTTGTTCATCCCCCCCGCTCATGGCGTTTATCTTCCCTTTGCCAGACTGATCAGCCACACCCCGTCTTACTGTGATGAGTCGCTGTTTGGCTCCCGATCTGAGGGCGCCAGCTTCGGGGCCCCACGGATGGCGAAGGGGGATGCCGCAAAGCTCCGTGCTCTCTTCTGGACACCACCAGCTACCCCCAGGGGTAGCCACTCGCCCCGCCCCAGGGAGGCCCCACTGCGAGCCATTCACCCAGCTGGTCCCTCCAAGACGGAGCCGGGGGCGGCGGCAGACTCCCAGAAGTTATCCATGGATGGGTTACACTCTTCATGCCCCCTGAGGCGGGGACTTTCCCATTCCCTCACCCACCTGAATGTCCCCAGCACTGGTCATCCAGCCACCAGTGCCTCCCACACAAATGGGCCTCAGGATCTCAGGCCTTCCACATCAGGGGTGACCTTCCGGAGCCCCCTGGTGACTTCCAGGGCTCGCTCAGTTAGCATTTCAGTGCCAGCTACCCCACGACGAGTTGGGGCCACCCAGAAAGCAAAGCCCCCTTGGAAATGATACTCTTTCATCAGGGTTGCCTATGGGGCCACAGCGAGAGGTGTAACCCCTTGCCAGGTAGGAGGACATTCATCACCCAGGGAACCCCAGGTATGAAGCCCCTGTGGGGGCAGACAGACATAGCAGGGGTGGGCAGATGCCTCCCTTTATCCTGACAATCTCTAGTCGATTCCTGCCTTTTTCTCCCGATTGCAGATGTGGGGGCCACCTCTAAGATGCCGTCTCCAGCCCTGTCTCAACCACACTCCAAATTAGTGCCAACCTAGGGGCCTGGCACCTCCCACATCATCCATTTTCTTGCTGCCAAGTGCAAATAAATGGTGTAATTGCCAACCTGGAGGGTCCCCTCTCCTTCAAGCCAAGCTTCCTGCTCAGGATTAGTTTCCAACTGAGTCTGCAAGCCCTAGAGTTTTCCCAAACTGTGTGTGAAGCCTGGAGAACACAAGGGCAACTGGGAGATTTTTGAGTGAACATTGTTTCATCTTAATATgcttctgtatttattttcatgtactaAATATATCAGCTTATCAAAGCCATgaatgttcctttttttcccccttagggTAAAGGCCATTGTTAAGCCTGAGTTGATTTAAATAACAAAGTTAAATACAACAGGTAGTACAAGGATGTGGCAGACAACATGACAGTGGTGAGTGGGTGACTGAAGTTTGGGAACCCGGGGCCTCAGGAATTGCTGGACTCTTCCTCCCATAGGCTTCTGGCTAATGCTACTAACTTGTGGTTGGCCAGCTCTTCCTGAGCTCAGAATACAAACAAtagtatttttttagttttgtttttaagtttgtatgtgtgtgtgtttgttaagGTGGGAAATAAAACAATGGCTAGGACTATGCCAAGTGGAGGGTCCAAGAAAGCCAGACAGTGACCTGTGTGTCTGCAGAGCACTTAGAATGCAGCCCAGGGCTTAGGAAAAGCAGCAAAGCCTTTGCACAGATGGAATTGCATCTGGATTGGGCTGTGTGGGCTGGGCTCTGGGCCTCTCCTTGCCCCCGTCTTCCTGTAAGGCACCTCCAGGAGGCACCAGGATTCTAGGGAGTCCAGTTGGAAGCCATATCATCCGTTTGGTACGTCTGCCTTGGGGCAGGGAGAGTGGACACTGCTGGGGAGGGAGATCTGCAGTGCCCAGGACCAGGGACACACGGAAATGCCTGTGGGGTCAGGCAGGCCAACTGCGCTCTCATGTAAACAtgctttgttttttggttttttgtttgtatgtttgtttgtttttggtgattcttttgtttggttttgttttgttttttaagacacgGGGCCTCGtttccttgcccaggctggagtgcagtggcgcggtcatAGCTCACTACTGACTTGACCTcccgctcagcctcctgagtggctgggactacatgaatgtgccaccgtgcccagctaacttgttttaaaaatttttttggaccgggcgcagtggctcacacctgtaatcccg from Papio anubis isolate 15944 chromosome 9, Panubis1.0, whole genome shotgun sequence includes the following:
- the RITA1 gene encoding RBPJ-interacting and tubulin-associated protein 1 isoform X1 → MLREPRKQGLAGRAHLLSPGTTGSMKNPVGLTVSGMQTLRLQHRCRGSYRVQARTSYVDETLFGSPASTRPTPPDFDPPWVEKANRTRDVGKEASKALGAKGSCEATPSRGSTPTLTPRKKNKYRLISHTPSYCDESLFGSRSEGASFGAPRMAKGDAAKLRALFWTPPATPRGSHSPRPREAPLRAIHPAGPSKTEPGAAADSQKLSMDGLHSSCPLRRGLSHSLTHLNVPSTGHPATSASHTNGPQDLRPSTSGVTFRSPLVTSRARSVSISVPATPRRVGATQKAKPPWK
- the RITA1 gene encoding RBPJ-interacting and tubulin-associated protein 1 isoform X2, with the translated sequence MKNPVGLTVSGMQTLRLQHRCRGSYRVQARTSYVDETLFGSPASTRPTPPDFDPPWVEKANRTRDVGKEASKALGAKGSCEATPSRGSTPTLTPRKKNKYRLISHTPSYCDESLFGSRSEGASFGAPRMAKGDAAKLRALFWTPPATPRGSHSPRPREAPLRAIHPAGPSKTEPGAAADSQKLSMDGLHSSCPLRRGLSHSLTHLNVPSTGHPATSASHTNGPQDLRPSTSGVTFRSPLVTSRARSVSISVPATPRRVGATQKAKPPWK